A window of the Bacillota bacterium genome harbors these coding sequences:
- a CDS encoding carbohydrate-binding protein, producing the protein MFIANGKHVLDQRVDVSPSPAIKGRDVFIRYEGLLKNSGADRVFCYYGYDGWTNTSTAEMRREHDGSFAISLPAHGNAEMNFCFKDSAANWDNNAGWNWLTDIRY; encoded by the coding sequence ATGTTTATTGCCAACGGTAAACATGTACTGGACCAGCGCGTCGACGTTTCGCCGTCGCCGGCAATCAAGGGTAGAGACGTCTTTATCCGTTACGAAGGCCTGCTCAAGAACAGCGGCGCCGACCGCGTATTCTGCTACTATGGATACGACGGCTGGACAAATACCAGTACCGCTGAGATGAGGCGCGAACACGACGGCAGCTTCGCGATTTCCTTGCCCGCACACGGCAACGCGGAAATGAACTTCTGTTTCAAAGACAGCGCGGCTAACTGGGACAATAACGCAGGTTGGAACTGGCTTACCGACATCAGGTACTAA
- a CDS encoding DUF763 domain-containing protein → MRTGIANLPLHSGKCPRWLFEKMVELARVLVELMVMEDGPDGVLNRLSDPFWFQALGCVLGFDWHSSGLTTTVCGALKEALREGQRDLGIFVCGGKGATALKTPEEIIRIADRYPLGANPEELVRASRLTAKVDQAALQDGYDLYHHSFIFSVKGTWTVVQQGMNPEARRARRYHWLSNACGDFVVEPHTAVCCDTSGPTLNLVARESDGSRKNLPAISGERPELLVGELKSIQDRVLDLPERHRLLIADLNPARLKTVFEKSYLRQPEDFISLLETPGVGARGVRALSLIAELVYGTAPSYRDPARFAFAHGGKDGTPFPVDRVTYDHSIKFLKKAVDRARIGESDKKAALARLERIFQCKE, encoded by the coding sequence TTGCGAACCGGTATCGCCAACCTCCCGCTGCACTCGGGAAAGTGTCCGCGCTGGCTCTTTGAGAAAATGGTTGAACTGGCGCGGGTTCTTGTGGAATTGATGGTCATGGAGGACGGCCCGGACGGGGTACTGAACCGCTTGAGCGATCCCTTCTGGTTCCAGGCTCTGGGATGCGTGCTTGGTTTCGACTGGCACTCGTCGGGACTCACCACCACTGTCTGCGGCGCGCTGAAAGAGGCCCTGCGTGAGGGGCAGAGGGATCTGGGAATTTTCGTCTGCGGCGGGAAGGGCGCCACCGCTTTAAAAACCCCGGAGGAGATTATAAGGATTGCGGACCGGTACCCGCTTGGCGCCAACCCCGAGGAACTGGTGAGAGCTTCGCGTCTAACGGCAAAGGTGGATCAGGCCGCGCTTCAGGACGGGTACGACCTTTACCACCATTCCTTTATTTTTTCGGTAAAGGGAACCTGGACGGTGGTTCAGCAAGGCATGAATCCGGAAGCCCGCCGCGCCCGGCGATATCACTGGCTGTCGAACGCTTGCGGCGACTTTGTGGTGGAGCCGCATACGGCGGTTTGCTGCGATACTTCCGGTCCGACGCTCAATCTCGTCGCCAGGGAAAGTGACGGGTCACGCAAAAACCTGCCCGCTATTTCGGGTGAGCGCCCGGAATTGCTGGTCGGGGAACTGAAGAGTATACAGGACCGGGTGCTCGACCTGCCGGAGCGCCACCGTCTCCTTATTGCCGACCTGAACCCGGCGCGATTGAAAACGGTTTTTGAAAAAAGCTATCTACGGCAGCCCGAAGATTTTATCAGTCTTCTGGAAACACCCGGCGTCGGAGCTCGCGGGGTCCGGGCGCTCAGTCTTATAGCCGAGCTTGTATACGGTACCGCTCCGAGCTATCGTGATCCGGCCAGGTTTGCCTTCGCCCACGGCGGTAAAGACGGCACTCCCTTTCCCGTCGACCGCGTAACATATGACCACAGCATTAAGTTTCTCAAAAAGGCCGTGGACCGGGCTCGTATCGGTGAGAGCGATAAAAAAGCGGCGCTTGCGCGCCTCGAACGTATTTTTCAATGCAAAGAGTAG
- a CDS encoding DUF2157 domain-containing protein translates to MKLNLRFSLREQRVGMDTKHVKWLISELPVLIEKNIIPQESAEKLRNYYGDAEVGDGRRIALIVCSILGAVLIGGGVILILAHNWDYLTRPFRTFLSLAPLVLAQLLAGWVTWRRMESAALREGAATFLMLAVGASIALISQTYHISGLGDNFLPIWMLLSVPLVYLMRANLPAVFYIAGITVWSAGAGEGHSYYYWPLAGLIIPHFWILAREYLFSNRLVVLSWVLAPSLCVAVNVTLPQLVESFGVALISGVFAIYYLGGSLFYMERREWWRQPFESLGAAGIIVISFSLTNQGIWENFVWLANRPGGAGTFNPLLVFGLPISLVTLCLLAVCVRRGRKGKEALGIAPLIVTLGYAFLGHPVSAVSETGIHDSVVIPAVLFNLYFFIIATATIISGIRNGRLVTVNVGMLLLAALILARFFDSDIGFAVRGVVFIVVGIGFLAANLVLLRRVKGGAA, encoded by the coding sequence ATGAAGTTAAACCTGCGTTTCAGCCTCAGGGAGCAGCGTGTGGGTATGGATACAAAGCATGTAAAATGGCTTATCAGCGAATTGCCTGTATTAATCGAAAAAAATATCATCCCGCAGGAAAGCGCTGAAAAACTGCGCAATTATTACGGCGACGCCGAAGTCGGTGACGGGCGGCGAATCGCCTTAATTGTCTGCAGCATCCTGGGCGCCGTTTTGATCGGCGGCGGCGTCATACTTATTCTGGCTCATAACTGGGATTACCTCACACGTCCGTTCAGGACTTTTCTGTCACTCGCCCCGCTTGTTCTTGCTCAACTCCTTGCCGGATGGGTAACCTGGCGCCGCATGGAGTCCGCCGCTTTAAGAGAAGGGGCGGCCACCTTCCTGATGCTTGCCGTCGGGGCATCCATCGCCTTGATCAGCCAGACCTATCATATATCGGGACTCGGGGATAACTTTCTGCCGATATGGATGCTGCTGAGCGTGCCGTTGGTCTATCTGATGCGCGCCAACCTTCCGGCGGTTTTTTATATCGCGGGCATAACCGTCTGGAGTGCCGGGGCCGGGGAGGGACATTCATATTACTACTGGCCGCTGGCGGGGCTTATAATCCCTCATTTCTGGATTCTCGCAAGAGAATACCTCTTCTCGAACCGGCTTGTCGTTCTTTCATGGGTACTTGCTCCTTCACTTTGTGTGGCTGTAAACGTTACCTTGCCACAGTTAGTTGAGTCTTTCGGCGTAGCCTTAATCTCCGGTGTTTTCGCAATCTATTATCTCGGCGGAAGTCTTTTCTACATGGAGAGACGTGAATGGTGGCGGCAGCCTTTTGAAAGCCTGGGGGCGGCGGGAATTATCGTAATTTCGTTTTCGCTGACCAACCAGGGAATATGGGAGAATTTCGTCTGGCTTGCAAATCGGCCCGGCGGCGCCGGTACATTTAACCCGCTGCTCGTATTCGGCCTTCCGATTAGTCTTGTTACGTTGTGCCTTCTTGCCGTTTGCGTGCGCCGGGGCCGAAAGGGAAAAGAGGCGCTCGGGATTGCGCCGTTGATAGTTACTCTGGGCTATGCGTTTTTGGGACATCCGGTATCAGCTGTCAGCGAAACCGGCATTCATGACAGTGTTGTTATACCCGCCGTGTTATTCAACCTGTACTTCTTTATTATCGCCACTGCCACCATTATTTCCGGAATCCGGAACGGGCGCCTTGTTACCGTTAACGTTGGGATGCTATTGCTGGCGGCGCTGATCCTTGCGCGCTTCTTCGACAGCGACATCGGATTTGCGGTTCGCGGCGTTGTCTTCATTGTCGTCGGCATAGGTTTTCTGGCGGCCAACCTCGTGCTTTTACGCCGCGTCAAAGGGGGTGCGGCATGA
- the sigI gene encoding RNA polymerase sigma factor SigI, whose amino-acid sequence MDDPAIREEFLSRAKRGDRKAREELIEHHRHFVLRTARACCRQNVGWSDDVASMALIAFDEAIDAYDSGRGVPFPAFARIVIRSRITDHLRKEARETNGFSIDELDHVNGSSSIKIAHVRFSEDEVIRERREEIERYAKLLSEFGLSFRELTKAAPKHRDTRLNLLIVAREMSKNDTLFKVFVEKKRLPINELTLATGVPRKTLERGRRYIVALSLILGYPEDFTYLYSHLKYC is encoded by the coding sequence TTGGACGACCCGGCGATCAGAGAAGAGTTCTTGTCACGGGCAAAGCGCGGTGACCGAAAAGCAAGAGAGGAACTCATTGAACACCACCGGCATTTTGTGCTCCGCACGGCGCGTGCCTGTTGCAGACAAAACGTGGGCTGGAGCGATGACGTTGCGAGTATGGCGTTGATTGCTTTTGACGAAGCCATTGATGCTTATGACAGCGGTCGGGGCGTTCCCTTTCCGGCGTTCGCGCGAATAGTGATAAGAAGCCGTATCACCGACCATCTTCGCAAGGAGGCGCGCGAAACAAACGGCTTCAGCATTGACGAACTTGACCACGTAAACGGGTCTTCCTCCATAAAGATAGCACACGTACGTTTTTCTGAAGATGAAGTAATAAGGGAACGCCGTGAAGAGATAGAACGCTATGCGAAATTACTGTCCGAATTCGGTTTAAGTTTTAGAGAACTGACGAAGGCGGCGCCGAAGCACCGTGACACGAGATTAAATTTACTGATTGTGGCCAGGGAAATGTCGAAGAATGATACGCTGTTCAAGGTGTTCGTTGAGAAAAAAAGACTGCCGATAAACGAGTTGACCCTTGCTACCGGCGTGCCAAGAAAAACTCTCGAGCGAGGCAGGCGTTATATCGTTGCGCTAAGTCTTATTTTAGGGTATCCTGAGGATTTTACTTATCTATACTCTCATCTTAAATACTGTTGA
- a CDS encoding GDYXXLXY domain-containing protein, giving the protein MKSKHLIPALFILLAIIQVAVPVKMIFDREITLKTGQRFKFHTAPVDPYDAFRGRYVAVGIESSAVPAVGVIGLKRGQKVYAHIAVDEQGFAAFSKVTARPPEGNAYVKTRVNFVIDEPSGTKVYFKAPFDRYYMEEKDAPAAEDAYRTYGINPERPRAYVTVRVKNGLAVLEELYIDGKPIRQFLRENGRNPGL; this is encoded by the coding sequence ATGAAAAGTAAACACTTGATACCGGCGCTTTTCATACTTCTGGCGATCATCCAGGTCGCCGTACCCGTTAAGATGATTTTTGACCGGGAAATAACCTTAAAAACCGGACAGCGGTTTAAATTCCACACCGCTCCCGTCGACCCTTACGACGCCTTCAGGGGCCGGTATGTGGCAGTCGGCATCGAGAGCAGTGCCGTCCCCGCCGTCGGCGTCATTGGATTAAAACGCGGCCAAAAGGTCTACGCCCATATCGCCGTTGACGAGCAGGGTTTTGCCGCCTTCAGCAAAGTTACCGCGCGACCGCCTGAAGGCAACGCCTACGTCAAGACCAGGGTGAATTTCGTTATAGATGAACCTTCCGGAACAAAGGTGTATTTCAAGGCGCCGTTCGACCGTTACTACATGGAAGAAAAGGACGCGCCCGCCGCCGAAGACGCCTACCGCACGTACGGCATAAACCCGGAGCGTCCCCGGGCTTACGTAACGGTGCGCGTCAAAAACGGGCTCGCCGTGCTTGAGGAGCTATACATAGACGGAAAACCGATACGTCAGTTTCTTCGCGAAAACGGGCGGAACCCGGGATTATGA
- a CDS encoding rhomboid family intramembrane serine protease, translating to MIPLRDTIRSRTFPIFTVSLIIINIVIFLYEASLPQTGLAELAKGLGVVPARDLPALFQSPLSLSTIVPFFTAMFLHGGWFHVLGNMLYLWVFGDNVEDSVGRGRFLVFYLLTGIIGSVAHVLANPGSAMPTIGASGAIAGVLGAYLVSFPRSRVLTLVPLLFVFLVEIPATFFIVLWFGMQLLNGVASIAVPGETVAWWAHIGGFVSGAVLIRFFRR from the coding sequence ATGATTCCACTCAGAGATACTATCCGTTCCAGAACCTTTCCCATCTTTACAGTAAGCTTAATTATTATAAACATCGTTATATTCCTGTACGAAGCATCGCTTCCCCAGACCGGGCTTGCAGAGCTGGCTAAAGGTCTGGGGGTGGTTCCGGCAAGGGACTTACCCGCGCTTTTCCAAAGCCCTTTAAGTCTCTCGACAATTGTACCCTTTTTCACCGCAATGTTTCTTCACGGCGGCTGGTTCCACGTCCTTGGGAATATGCTCTACTTATGGGTGTTCGGTGATAACGTTGAGGATTCTGTGGGGCGCGGGCGGTTTCTGGTTTTTTACCTTTTGACCGGGATAATCGGGAGTGTGGCCCATGTTCTGGCCAATCCCGGGTCGGCCATGCCTACGATAGGGGCCAGCGGGGCGATTGCCGGCGTTTTAGGGGCTTACCTGGTAAGCTTCCCGCGTTCAAGGGTGTTGACGCTCGTCCCCTTGTTATTTGTGTTCCTGGTTGAAATCCCCGCGACCTTTTTTATCGTTCTGTGGTTCGGGATGCAGCTTCTAAACGGGGTTGCTTCCATCGCGGTACCGGGCGAGACCGTCGCCTGGTGGGCGCACATAGGAGGTTTTGTCTCGGGCGCAGTGCTTATTCGATTCTTCCGGCGGTAA
- a CDS encoding iron-containing alcohol dehydrogenase: MLFDLYLPTRVLFGPGSTYRLGEEAQSYGKKILLVSGRNSLKISGNFERVTAPFAIKKFELVYFDRVEPEPSLECVESLRQYAREENCDLMVAVGGGSVLDAVKAAAGLFNEDGSVKDYFYGREVTRPKLPWFAVPTTAGTGSEATANAVLVDREAGKKQSLRHAFWLPDVAVVDPILTMSLSRELTASTGLDALTHAVEAYTNRFPNPLSNAVSIEAVRLIVQNIHTAYSVSRNRDARERMMQASFLAGMAIQNAGVGAVHALAHTVGVRYAVPHGLACGSLLPFVMAYNLPLVEEKYGALAIAAGIVPGGTDSGAAAARFLEYVRRLVDKLGLPSRLGDLGIREADIESLADAALTAGSLKVNPRRATREELQEILRQAL; the protein is encoded by the coding sequence TTGCTTTTTGATCTTTATTTGCCGACACGGGTTCTTTTCGGCCCTGGAAGCACCTACCGTCTGGGCGAGGAGGCCCAGTCTTACGGCAAGAAGATACTTCTTGTCTCGGGCAGAAACAGCCTAAAGATCAGCGGCAACTTCGAGCGGGTGACCGCTCCCTTTGCTATTAAGAAATTTGAGTTAGTCTATTTTGACAGGGTAGAGCCGGAACCGTCTCTTGAGTGCGTGGAATCATTGCGGCAGTACGCGCGGGAAGAAAATTGCGACCTGATGGTGGCGGTGGGCGGCGGCAGTGTTCTTGACGCCGTCAAAGCCGCTGCCGGACTTTTTAACGAAGACGGTTCGGTAAAAGACTATTTTTACGGCAGGGAGGTAACCCGGCCGAAGCTTCCCTGGTTTGCCGTGCCGACGACCGCCGGTACCGGTTCTGAAGCCACTGCCAACGCGGTGCTCGTCGACCGCGAAGCTGGGAAAAAGCAAAGCCTGCGGCACGCCTTCTGGCTCCCGGACGTGGCGGTGGTGGATCCGATCCTGACGATGTCGCTGTCGAGGGAGTTGACCGCGTCCACCGGGCTCGATGCTCTTACCCACGCCGTCGAAGCGTACACCAACCGCTTTCCAAACCCGCTCAGCAACGCCGTCAGTATCGAAGCCGTGAGACTCATCGTTCAAAACATTCATACCGCCTACTCAGTTTCCCGAAACCGCGACGCGCGCGAACGTATGATGCAGGCCAGTTTTCTCGCCGGAATGGCCATCCAAAACGCCGGTGTGGGGGCGGTTCATGCCCTGGCGCATACCGTCGGGGTACGTTATGCCGTGCCCCACGGTTTAGCCTGCGGTTCGCTCCTGCCGTTTGTCATGGCCTACAACCTGCCGTTGGTGGAAGAAAAATACGGCGCTTTGGCGATTGCTGCCGGAATTGTCCCGGGAGGCACGGACTCGGGCGCCGCCGCGGCGCGCTTTCTTGAATACGTGCGTCGTCTGGTTGACAAACTGGGCTTGCCTTCACGTTTGGGAGACCTGGGGATCAGGGAGGCCGATATTGAAAGTCTGGCTGACGCCGCATTAACGGCAGGTTCCCTTAAGGTAAACCCGCGCCGTGCGACCCGGGAGGAGTTGCAGGAGATCCTGCGCCAGGCGTTGTAG
- a CDS encoding S-layer homology domain-containing protein — MFKVKSGALKPLVIFLLSMACLAAPGVALATWTITSGTTVGGVTYSKNLSSVTGNFDSSGSSVSVVYGTVYEGGTAVSDSKWDNALSAVGSVYSWNLDFSGTSVGNSVYLLNLSAFDAFPGPPVGSSTSTFVYDTTPPEIHSCQVNPNIKVKNAPPDNNVTVEVYAGDVLSPIEDDDFVLSGISASSSTVVTDGNLKGKIWTIDTSVIDPGTYPVTVTVYDAAGNYVDSNLTITVLSVTLGGNGDTDADHIYYYRETPGTPDTFSFTVYGLPAGNYSVAFGREDFGSFTISDVVYGCQTNNWRLAGAPSGSGVAFTTPIINNDQNRAGGGPSPVAVQVYEDSGGPPGVTYGQSFPLVSGSGDLDIVLVNMDLEPPDAEKVLFPGGWPFLSGPPVKSRPTFDSPGLNMKQMNAGAPVAFIIYQPDLTPEGDPMPGGYRATGEIEFAQYEAGVQDYIDFLEGAGPSSPPKICSVFKAMGMTFASGEPSVDVHVYTDPALQAEAQDYLNDKEATIRLFNIKEKFADWAANFSDAQLAGPITLNEAILNVTSVYDDGATAAPNLVDWGTATFVYGENNGTLTLPVAHFTKYEIEPDVSLSNLTISSGTLTPAFDSDVTSYTAAVANSVSTLNVTPTAAAGNLAITINGNAVASGSAQGVSLNVGSNTITVVVTGQGSSTKTYTLTVTRASADGGGGSSTTPQTQPTPTTSTGEVAPTLSTTPDGETDAAVSDAAVQEQLDDGQTALTVDVSTVETPVNVSLSGTSVDAMASGGASLTIDTRWADLTIPAGTLPSGQNVTVSVEPVSAPPNLPSNLSAVGGAVSIEITSGSGNATLHKSVTLIIAYNASAGTDQNSLFVYRINDDGTLTCVGGTAEDGKASVDLSHLSKYAVLAYNSGFSDIGVHWAKRSITFMNARGVVKGVSNTSFQPERAVTRAEFAALMLRTLGIMESRPETPTFTDASADKWYYGAVEAAYEAGLVKGIGEGEFAPERTITREEMAAIVLRVLEKTNASVALADGETAQLLAQFSDNDQIALWAQTSVASAVKAGIIAGNTDGSFAPRTDTTRAVSAVMAERILKATGTVN; from the coding sequence ATGTTTAAAGTAAAAAGCGGCGCCCTGAAGCCGCTGGTGATCTTTCTTTTATCTATGGCGTGCCTGGCGGCTCCCGGGGTCGCGCTGGCTACGTGGACAATCACTTCCGGCACAACAGTAGGAGGAGTTACTTATTCAAAGAATTTAAGCAGTGTAACCGGTAATTTCGATTCCAGCGGCTCCTCCGTTTCTGTTGTTTACGGCACCGTTTACGAAGGAGGAACCGCCGTATCCGATTCTAAATGGGATAACGCCCTGAGCGCGGTTGGTTCTGTTTACAGTTGGAACCTGGATTTCTCCGGCACCTCTGTAGGGAACAGCGTTTACTTGTTGAATCTTTCAGCTTTCGATGCTTTCCCCGGGCCGCCGGTGGGCAGTTCGACCAGCACCTTCGTTTACGACACAACCCCGCCTGAAATACACTCATGCCAGGTAAACCCGAACATAAAGGTTAAAAACGCCCCGCCCGACAACAATGTAACGGTGGAGGTTTACGCCGGCGATGTATTAAGCCCCATTGAGGACGACGATTTCGTCCTTAGCGGAATCAGCGCTTCATCCTCGACCGTGGTGACGGACGGTAACCTGAAGGGTAAGATCTGGACGATTGATACGAGCGTGATAGATCCCGGAACATACCCCGTGACGGTGACGGTTTACGATGCTGCAGGGAACTACGTGGATTCCAATCTGACCATAACCGTCTTGAGTGTAACGCTTGGCGGCAACGGGGACACCGACGCCGACCACATCTATTACTATCGGGAGACGCCGGGGACGCCGGATACCTTCTCATTTACAGTGTACGGACTCCCGGCCGGAAACTACAGCGTGGCTTTCGGCAGGGAGGATTTCGGCAGTTTCACTATAAGTGACGTTGTCTACGGCTGCCAAACCAATAACTGGCGGCTTGCCGGAGCCCCGAGCGGCAGCGGCGTCGCATTTACCACACCCATTATTAATAACGACCAAAACCGTGCGGGAGGCGGCCCCAGCCCGGTAGCCGTACAGGTTTACGAGGACAGCGGAGGACCCCCGGGCGTAACCTATGGACAGTCATTCCCTCTTGTCAGCGGTTCGGGCGATTTGGACATCGTTCTGGTAAACATGGACCTTGAACCGCCCGATGCGGAAAAGGTGTTGTTCCCCGGAGGGTGGCCGTTCCTGTCGGGGCCTCCGGTAAAATCGCGCCCGACATTTGACTCGCCGGGCCTCAATATGAAACAGATGAACGCCGGCGCGCCGGTAGCGTTTATCATTTATCAACCCGACCTTACGCCGGAAGGCGACCCAATGCCGGGAGGTTATCGGGCCACGGGAGAGATCGAGTTCGCCCAGTATGAAGCAGGTGTTCAGGACTACATAGATTTCCTGGAAGGTGCCGGCCCGAGCAGCCCGCCGAAAATCTGCAGTGTTTTCAAGGCCATGGGCATGACCTTCGCTTCCGGAGAACCTTCGGTGGATGTTCACGTTTATACCGATCCGGCTCTCCAGGCGGAGGCGCAAGACTACCTCAACGATAAGGAAGCAACGATCAGGTTGTTTAACATTAAAGAAAAATTCGCCGACTGGGCGGCCAACTTCAGTGACGCTCAGCTGGCGGGGCCTATAACCCTCAATGAAGCGATACTTAACGTGACTTCTGTTTACGATGACGGCGCTACTGCGGCCCCGAACCTGGTCGACTGGGGAACGGCCACCTTCGTATACGGCGAAAACAACGGTACCCTGACCCTTCCGGTCGCGCACTTCACCAAGTACGAGATCGAACCCGACGTTTCCCTGAGCAATCTGACTATCAGTTCCGGCACTTTAACCCCGGCTTTCGACTCGGACGTTACGAGTTATACCGCTGCGGTCGCCAACAGTGTAAGCACCCTCAACGTCACGCCGACTGCGGCGGCAGGGAATCTGGCTATTACGATAAACGGCAACGCTGTAGCAAGCGGTTCGGCACAGGGAGTCAGCCTGAATGTCGGCAGCAACACCATCACTGTGGTCGTGACAGGTCAAGGGAGTTCCACTAAAACCTACACGCTGACCGTAACCAGGGCTTCGGCGGACGGCGGCGGCGGATCGAGTACGACACCGCAAACCCAACCGACACCGACGACATCCACGGGAGAAGTTGCACCGACATTGAGCACAACACCGGATGGCGAGACCGACGCCGCGGTATCGGACGCTGCAGTGCAGGAGCAGCTCGACGATGGACAAACAGCGCTTACCGTAGATGTAAGCACGGTGGAAACCCCGGTCAACGTCAGCCTGTCGGGAACGTCGGTGGATGCTATGGCGAGCGGGGGTGCCAGTCTTACAATCGACACCAGGTGGGCCGACCTTACAATCCCCGCCGGGACTTTACCTTCCGGGCAGAATGTGACGGTAAGCGTCGAGCCCGTTTCCGCGCCGCCGAACCTGCCTTCCAACCTTTCGGCCGTCGGCGGCGCAGTAAGCATCGAGATCACCAGCGGCTCCGGCAACGCGACGCTGCACAAGTCCGTGACCCTCATCATCGCCTACAACGCTTCCGCCGGGACCGACCAGAACAGCCTCTTCGTCTACCGGATCAATGACGACGGCACGCTCACCTGCGTAGGAGGAACCGCCGAAGACGGAAAGGCTTCGGTGGACCTCAGCCATCTAAGCAAGTACGCAGTGTTGGCGTATAACAGCGGCTTTTCGGACATCGGCGTCCACTGGGCAAAACGCAGCATCACTTTCATGAACGCCCGCGGCGTGGTAAAGGGTGTTTCAAACACCAGTTTCCAGCCGGAGCGTGCGGTGACCCGCGCCGAGTTTGCGGCGCTTATGCTGCGCACTCTCGGTATCATGGAAAGCAGACCTGAAACACCAACCTTTACCGATGCATCCGCCGACAAATGGTATTACGGCGCGGTCGAAGCCGCTTATGAGGCGGGTCTGGTCAAAGGCATCGGCGAAGGTGAATTTGCGCCGGAACGTACCATCACCCGTGAAGAGATGGCGGCGATAGTGTTGCGTGTACTTGAAAAAACAAACGCCTCCGTAGCCCTTGCCGACGGCGAAACCGCACAACTGCTGGCGCAGTTCTCCGACAACGACCAGATCGCTTTGTGGGCGCAGACCAGCGTCGCGTCGGCGGTGAAAGCCGGAATTATCGCCGGTAATACGGACGGCAGCTTTGCACCGCGGACCGATACCACACGCGCCGTTTCGGCGGTAATGGCCGAGCGAATACTTAAAGCGACAGGTACCGTTAATTAA
- a CDS encoding carboxypeptidase-like regulatory domain-containing protein: MRSKLISILAALTLCLLLGAALPALADQTVVGVYSGNLPFTGDIQGKVTVGTGTYVDGALVTAWRIGASVPPAWGVWDKKDLPPGIAKRFAKNDPLTWTTTDGGGAYTLSNLPGGTYVISVSAPWYLPWRATVRVAPGSTVTQNVYLRGEFGSVGGVVYDVYNNKPLNRATVVLFTYSNQPGPLLQGNQLKMKNWKMDITKDFEEEELDVQIESRMLRIARTDETGVFVLNAPPGTYQFLAVRPGYKPVHKVVTVAAKKLTRMDVGMTGLPQPAPKKVEPQKSKAQKANGYGYGNKH; the protein is encoded by the coding sequence ATGCGTTCAAAACTGATATCCATATTGGCGGCCTTAACGCTGTGTTTGCTTCTCGGAGCTGCGCTTCCGGCACTTGCGGATCAAACAGTGGTGGGAGTATACTCGGGAAATCTGCCTTTCACAGGTGATATTCAAGGAAAGGTAACGGTCGGAACGGGCACTTACGTGGATGGAGCCCTGGTTACCGCATGGCGGATCGGCGCGAGCGTGCCGCCGGCCTGGGGAGTATGGGATAAAAAGGACCTGCCTCCGGGTATCGCCAAACGATTTGCTAAAAATGATCCGCTTACTTGGACCACGACCGACGGTGGCGGAGCATACACGCTCAGCAACCTTCCGGGCGGAACATACGTTATATCTGTAAGCGCTCCCTGGTATCTTCCGTGGAGGGCCACAGTTCGAGTGGCGCCCGGATCCACCGTAACCCAGAATGTGTACCTTCGCGGGGAGTTCGGCTCCGTCGGCGGAGTGGTTTATGACGTTTACAATAATAAACCGCTTAACCGGGCCACGGTAGTCTTGTTCACTTACTCGAACCAACCGGGACCGCTGTTGCAAGGAAATCAACTTAAGATGAAAAATTGGAAAATGGACATAACAAAGGATTTTGAGGAAGAAGAGCTTGACGTGCAAATTGAATCACGTATGCTCAGGATCGCCCGCACCGACGAAACCGGAGTTTTTGTGCTGAACGCGCCGCCCGGCACCTACCAATTCCTGGCGGTACGGCCTGGTTACAAACCTGTGCATAAAGTGGTAACCGTTGCCGCAAAGAAGCTTACCCGTATGGATGTAGGGATGACCGGATTGCCTCAACCGGCGCCGAAAAAGGTTGAGCCGCAGAAGAGTAAAGCTCAAAAAGCGAATGGGTACGGTTACGGGAACAAACATTGA